One genomic window of Mucilaginibacter sp. SJ includes the following:
- a CDS encoding glycoside hydrolase family 3 N-terminal domain-containing protein, whose protein sequence is MRIKYYLPRVFVASVLSLSFSLAASAQEKKIYHKGWIDFNKNGKMDVFEDPSQNIDKRLADLLSQMTVEEKTCQMATLYGYKRVLKDEMPVPNWKNEVWKDGIANIDEELNNLTSHTDAAPTQYSYPFSKHASAINTIQKWFVEETRLGIPVDFTNEGIHGLNHDRATPLPAPISIGSTFDKELVYQAGKTVGREAKALGYTNVYAPILDPARDQRWGRVVECYGEDPFHIAEMGKQMVLGIQEEGVASTLKHFAVYSVPKGGRDGSARTDPHVAPREMHQLYLYPFRRVIQEAHPMGVMSSYNDWDGVPITGSYYFLTQLLRQQFGFDGYVVSDSEAVEFLYSKHHVAADYKEAVRQVVEAGLNVRTNFTMPQTFIMPLRELIKENRISMKIIDTRVGEVLKVKFRLGLFDSPYVKDPKAADKIVHTDADKAMSLKMNRESMVLLKNVNNLLPLDKKKYPNILVTGPLAKEENYATSRYGPSHNPVTTVFDGIKNYVGSDAKVSYVKGCDIIDATWPESEIIETPLTAQEQAAIDSAVAQAKQSDIVIAVVGEDIDRVGESLSRTGLNLPGRQLKLIQALQATGKPVVMVMINGQPLTINWENKYVPAILEAWFPSVQSGQVIAETLFGDNNPGGRLPITFPKTTGQLEYNFPFKPSSQAEQGGQNSWGKTSVKGALYPYGYGLSYTTFEYSNLQVSPEKGNSQGLIQISVDVTNTGRRKGDEVVQLYLKDEVSSVTTYEYDLRGFDRITLNPGEKKTVQFTLHPDDLALLDKNMNWTVEPGKFMVMIGSSSVDIKLKKEFEIE, encoded by the coding sequence ATGAGAATTAAGTACTATCTGCCGCGGGTATTTGTGGCATCTGTTTTATCACTTAGCTTTAGCCTGGCTGCATCGGCACAGGAAAAAAAAATCTACCACAAAGGCTGGATAGATTTTAACAAGAACGGCAAAATGGATGTGTTTGAAGATCCGTCGCAAAACATTGATAAGCGTCTGGCTGATTTATTAAGCCAGATGACCGTTGAAGAGAAAACCTGCCAAATGGCTACCCTGTATGGCTACAAGCGTGTGTTGAAAGATGAAATGCCCGTACCCAACTGGAAAAACGAAGTTTGGAAAGATGGCATAGCCAATATTGATGAAGAACTGAATAATCTTACTTCGCATACGGATGCTGCACCTACGCAGTATTCATATCCTTTCAGCAAGCACGCTTCGGCCATCAATACCATACAAAAATGGTTTGTTGAAGAAACCCGCCTGGGCATCCCTGTCGATTTTACCAACGAAGGCATCCACGGCCTTAACCATGACCGGGCCACACCATTACCGGCGCCAATATCCATAGGCAGTACTTTTGATAAGGAACTGGTATACCAGGCAGGTAAAACCGTTGGTCGCGAAGCCAAAGCTTTGGGGTATACCAATGTTTACGCCCCTATACTTGACCCCGCCCGCGATCAGCGCTGGGGCCGTGTGGTTGAATGTTATGGCGAAGACCCTTTTCACATTGCTGAAATGGGCAAGCAAATGGTGCTGGGCATCCAGGAAGAGGGTGTAGCATCAACACTTAAACACTTTGCTGTGTACAGCGTGCCAAAAGGAGGCCGCGACGGCAGCGCCCGTACCGATCCGCATGTTGCACCGAGGGAAATGCATCAGCTATATTTATACCCATTCCGCAGGGTAATCCAGGAAGCGCATCCTATGGGGGTAATGAGCAGCTATAACGACTGGGATGGTGTACCCATAACCGGTAGCTATTACTTTTTGACCCAGCTTTTACGCCAGCAATTTGGTTTTGATGGTTATGTAGTGAGCGATAGCGAGGCAGTAGAATTTCTGTATTCCAAGCACCACGTAGCGGCAGATTATAAAGAAGCTGTAAGGCAGGTTGTTGAGGCAGGCCTTAATGTGCGCACCAACTTTACCATGCCGCAAACCTTTATCATGCCTCTGCGTGAGCTGATTAAAGAGAACCGCATTTCGATGAAGATCATTGACACACGCGTTGGCGAAGTGCTGAAAGTAAAATTCAGGTTGGGATTGTTTGACAGCCCGTATGTTAAAGACCCAAAAGCGGCCGATAAAATAGTGCATACCGACGCAGATAAGGCCATGAGCCTGAAAATGAACCGCGAATCGATGGTGTTGTTGAAAAACGTCAACAACCTGCTGCCGCTGGATAAAAAGAAATACCCTAATATCCTGGTAACCGGCCCGCTGGCTAAAGAAGAGAATTATGCTACCAGCAGGTACGGTCCATCGCACAATCCCGTTACTACCGTGTTTGACGGCATTAAAAACTATGTCGGCAGCGATGCTAAAGTTAGCTATGTTAAAGGCTGCGATATTATTGATGCTACCTGGCCCGAAAGCGAGATCATTGAAACGCCGCTAACTGCGCAGGAGCAGGCAGCTATTGATTCGGCGGTAGCACAGGCAAAACAATCTGATATTGTAATAGCCGTGGTAGGCGAAGATATTGACCGCGTAGGCGAAAGTTTGTCACGTACGGGTTTGAACCTGCCTGGCAGACAATTGAAGCTGATCCAGGCTTTGCAGGCCACCGGCAAGCCTGTGGTAATGGTTATGATCAACGGGCAGCCCTTAACCATCAACTGGGAAAATAAATATGTGCCGGCTATATTGGAAGCCTGGTTCCCGAGTGTTCAAAGCGGACAGGTGATCGCTGAAACTTTATTTGGTGATAACAACCCGGGCGGAAGGTTGCCGATCACTTTCCCTAAAACAACGGGGCAGCTGGAGTATAATTTCCCTTTCAAGCCATCTTCACAGGCTGAACAGGGCGGGCAAAACAGCTGGGGCAAAACCAGTGTAAAAGGAGCTTTATATCCTTATGGATACGGGTTAAGTTACACTACGTTCGAGTACAGTAATCTGCAGGTATCACCCGAAAAAGGTAATTCGCAGGGACTTATACAGATAAGTGTTGATGTAACCAATACAGGCAGGCGGAAGGGAGATGAGGTGGTGCAGCTTTACCTTAAGGATGAAGTAAGCAGCGTTACCACTTATGAGTATGATTTGCGCGGCTTTGACAGGATTACCCTGAACCCCGGCGAAAAGAAAACAGTGCAGTTTACCCTGCACCCCGATGATTTGGCTCTGCTGGATAAAAACATGAACTGGACGGTTGAACCAGGTAAGTTTATGGTGATGATAGGCAGTTCATCGGTTGATATTAAACTAAAAAAGGAGTTTGAGATAGAGTAA
- a CDS encoding DUF695 domain-containing protein: MILDDTWVAVKAVSDDDIPLLVRYRPYLSNFFETGVYLQRMDVTWNYESFDPSLLPPADEMLLMGQVEDALVDILEDDYQSILAFVFTGENERWWAWYTTDIDVAGDRLNDALSAFDELPISITVIEDPEWEEYFGVMEDFGEDEV, from the coding sequence ATGATTTTAGATGATACCTGGGTGGCGGTAAAAGCCGTATCCGACGATGATATTCCCCTGCTGGTCCGTTACAGGCCCTATTTATCAAACTTTTTCGAAACAGGTGTTTACCTGCAACGAATGGATGTAACCTGGAACTATGAATCATTTGATCCGTCGTTACTGCCTCCTGCCGATGAAATGTTGCTGATGGGGCAGGTAGAGGATGCATTAGTAGATATCCTTGAGGATGATTATCAAAGTATCCTGGCTTTCGTATTCACAGGCGAAAATGAACGCTGGTGGGCCTGGTATACTACCGATATTGACGTAGCAGGCGACAGGCTAAATGATGCCCTGTCTGCTTTTGATGAACTGCCCATCAGCATCACCGTTATTGAAGATCCTGAATGGGAAGAATACTTTGGCGTAATGGAGGATTTTGGAGAGGATGAAGTGTAA
- a CDS encoding sterol desaturase family protein: protein MTTTQFLDRHQDAVQVVLYAFIICSLWLIEVCFSSGIISVKKRWQHNKTNLMFIFTALPIQLMLTTIVLIILSWTNAHQWGLINYIPGHHNKWIYYISLFMLLDLCEYVYHVVMHKIDALWKFHLVHHSDLHVDVSTTVREHPGETCVRTCCLMLWVFICGPVIGVLVLRQTFQSLFNILAHTEFRLPRKVNKVVGLIFITPNLHHVHHHFQLPHTDRNYGDVLSIWDRLFGTFGELEQENTRFGIDTHMDKETTGKFVNILKIPFQKLERPNGNQH, encoded by the coding sequence ATGACTACAACCCAGTTCCTTGACCGGCATCAGGATGCCGTGCAAGTTGTATTATATGCTTTTATCATATGCTCTTTATGGCTGATAGAGGTTTGTTTTTCGTCGGGCATAATTTCGGTAAAGAAGCGCTGGCAGCACAACAAAACCAACCTGATGTTCATTTTTACAGCCCTTCCCATCCAGCTCATGCTAACTACTATTGTTTTAATAATACTAAGCTGGACTAATGCGCACCAGTGGGGATTGATTAATTATATCCCCGGTCATCATAATAAATGGATTTACTACATAAGCCTTTTTATGCTGCTTGACCTTTGCGAATACGTTTACCATGTGGTAATGCACAAGATAGATGCACTTTGGAAATTTCACCTGGTACATCATAGCGACCTGCATGTTGATGTTTCAACCACTGTTCGTGAACATCCCGGCGAGACATGCGTACGTACTTGCTGCTTAATGCTCTGGGTATTTATTTGCGGGCCGGTAATTGGCGTTTTAGTGCTCAGGCAAACCTTTCAATCATTGTTTAATATACTGGCCCATACCGAATTCAGGCTCCCCCGAAAGGTTAATAAAGTTGTTGGCCTCATTTTCATAACGCCCAACCTGCACCATGTACATCACCACTTTCAACTGCCCCATACCGACCGCAACTACGGCGATGTGTTAAGTATATGGGACAGGCTTTTTGGTACTTTTGGAGAACTTGAACAAGAAAACACCCGTTTTGGTATAGATACCCATATGGATAAAGAAACTACCGGTAAGTTTGTGAATATTCTTAAAATACCATTTCAGAAGCTGGAACGACCAAACGGGAACCAACATTAG
- a CDS encoding DUF2071 domain-containing protein encodes MKIPKITGIIDRRILVNFTVDADIAKKMVPPPFSPQLFNGKAIAGICLIRLKQVRPKGMPAFLGVGSENGAHRIAVEWHENGELKQGVYIPRRDTSSLFNTVAGGRVFPGRHYHAKFDVNEHDSQYHVAFTSSDATVISVDARVADQLNPDSIFGTLEVASDFFKAGSTGYSPNGNKYEGLVLHTDNWKVQALEVSSVKSSFFEDETIFPKGSIRFDNALLMTNVRHDWSSGCDKPMAVNT; translated from the coding sequence ATGAAGATTCCGAAAATTACCGGTATAATTGACAGGCGTATATTAGTAAACTTTACAGTAGATGCGGATATAGCCAAAAAAATGGTGCCGCCGCCCTTCAGCCCCCAGCTTTTTAATGGCAAGGCTATAGCCGGGATCTGTTTGATCAGGCTTAAACAGGTGCGACCTAAAGGAATGCCCGCTTTTTTAGGAGTTGGATCTGAAAATGGTGCGCATCGCATTGCCGTTGAATGGCACGAAAATGGAGAATTAAAACAAGGAGTTTATATTCCGCGCAGAGATACATCATCTTTATTTAATACGGTTGCCGGCGGTAGGGTATTTCCTGGCAGGCATTATCATGCCAAATTTGACGTTAATGAGCACGACAGCCAATATCACGTGGCTTTCACCAGTTCGGACGCAACGGTGATCAGTGTGGACGCCAGAGTTGCTGATCAACTCAATCCGGATTCGATATTTGGAACGCTTGAAGTAGCTTCTGATTTCTTTAAAGCAGGGTCAACAGGGTATTCGCCCAATGGTAATAAGTATGAAGGGCTGGTATTACATACCGATAATTGGAAGGTACAAGCGCTTGAAGTAAGTTCGGTTAAATCAAGTTTTTTTGAAGATGAAACCATTTTTCCGAAGGGTTCAATAAGGTTTGATAATGCATTACTTATGACCAATGTTCGGCACGATTGGTCATCTGGCTGTGATAAACCGATGGCTGTAAATACTTAA
- a CDS encoding helix-turn-helix domain-containing protein — MKLSATEQSTGGDLLLLINEKHFDRMFFTRDRQHKYLTIAWNRGEKQTVTIDEVDYDFLPNTILPLMINQSFRFERPEDVVAWQFNRDFYCIVDHDEEVSCVGFLFYGSSDQVFVTLDEIMQFKLQRLLDIFIEEFETADNIQIDMLRMLLKRLIIIVTRLAKAHSGPREVLADEKFGTIRKFNLLVENNYREHHTVAYYAQQLNKSPKTLSNLFALYNHKTPLQVIQERLIIEAKRLLYYTDKSAKEITYELGFEDAAYFSNFFKKHTSFSPTDFRNNKVLVAEGK; from the coding sequence ATGAAACTATCAGCTACGGAACAATCTACAGGCGGCGATCTGCTGTTGCTTATTAACGAAAAGCACTTCGACAGGATGTTTTTTACCCGCGATCGTCAGCATAAATACCTTACCATAGCCTGGAACCGTGGCGAAAAGCAAACTGTAACCATCGATGAGGTGGATTATGATTTTCTGCCCAACACCATTCTGCCCTTAATGATTAACCAATCTTTCCGCTTTGAGCGGCCTGAAGATGTAGTGGCCTGGCAGTTTAACCGCGATTTTTATTGCATTGTCGATCATGACGAGGAAGTAAGCTGCGTGGGGTTCCTGTTTTATGGTAGTTCCGACCAGGTATTTGTTACGCTCGACGAAATCATGCAGTTTAAACTGCAACGGCTGTTGGATATTTTCATAGAAGAGTTTGAAACTGCGGACAATATCCAGATAGATATGCTCCGGATGCTGCTGAAGCGGCTTATTATTATCGTAACCCGCCTTGCCAAGGCGCACAGCGGGCCTCGTGAAGTTTTGGCCGATGAAAAATTTGGTACCATTCGTAAGTTTAATTTGTTGGTAGAGAATAATTACCGTGAACACCATACCGTGGCTTATTACGCGCAGCAATTAAATAAATCGCCTAAAACGCTTTCCAATCTTTTTGCCCTGTATAACCATAAGACGCCATTACAGGTAATACAGGAACGGCTTATTATTGAAGCTAAGCGATTATTGTACTATACCGATAAATCGGCCAAGGAAATAACTTACGAACTTGGTTTCGAAGATGCGGCCTATTTCAGCAATTTCTTCAAGAAACACACCTCGTTTTCACCTACCGATTTCAGAAATAATAAGGTTTTGGTAGCCGAAGGGAAATAA
- a CDS encoding carboxymuconolactone decarboxylase family protein: MKTFAIPTREQVTPENQAIFDTLTKVVGRVPNLFAVFATSDHALANYITLSNGKTSLRAKEKEAVNLIVSQVNDCAYCSAAHTAIAKMNGFNDDQIVEIRGGSASFDAKIDALVKVAKSITENKGHADHQLVENFYAAGYTQANLIDVAVAVGDKTITNYVYALTQVPIDWPAIPELVK, from the coding sequence ATGAAAACTTTCGCAATTCCAACAAGAGAACAAGTAACTCCAGAAAACCAGGCTATATTTGATACATTAACAAAAGTAGTGGGCCGCGTGCCAAATCTGTTTGCAGTTTTTGCAACTTCAGATCATGCGCTTGCTAACTATATCACCCTTTCAAACGGCAAAACATCATTACGTGCTAAAGAAAAAGAAGCCGTAAACCTTATCGTAAGCCAGGTAAATGATTGTGCTTATTGTTCTGCCGCACACACTGCAATCGCTAAAATGAATGGTTTTAATGATGACCAGATCGTCGAGATCCGTGGTGGTTCAGCTTCGTTCGATGCAAAAATTGATGCTTTGGTTAAAGTAGCTAAATCAATTACCGAAAATAAAGGCCATGCCGATCACCAACTGGTTGAAAACTTTTACGCTGCCGGTTATACACAAGCTAACCTGATTGACGTAGCTGTAGCAGTTGGCGATAAAACCATTACCAACTATGTATATGCCTTAACCCAGGTACCGATTGACTGGCCTGCTATCCCTGAACTGGTAAAATAA
- a CDS encoding pyridoxamine 5'-phosphate oxidase family protein — MNFARFAFTDGVKKLQEKYGSRGAYARMESLMADKDGITESEQMFIESRDSFYMASMGENGYPYIQHRGGPAGFIKVIDNHTLAVVDFRGNKQYISVGNVMEHPQVSLFLMDYPHKTRLKIYADARIVELADNPELFELIDPAEYKHTPERMLIFDVKAFDWNCPQHITPRYTVDEIKEAFAPQNEYVLKLEYEIAKLKKQLDGK, encoded by the coding sequence ATGAATTTTGCACGTTTTGCTTTCACCGATGGTGTAAAAAAGCTTCAGGAAAAATATGGCAGCCGGGGCGCCTACGCCCGTATGGAAAGCCTCATGGCCGATAAGGACGGCATTACTGAATCTGAACAAATGTTTATTGAAAGCCGTGACAGCTTTTATATGGCGAGCATGGGCGAGAACGGCTATCCGTATATTCAGCACAGGGGAGGGCCGGCCGGTTTTATCAAAGTGATAGATAACCATACGCTTGCTGTGGTCGATTTCAGGGGCAACAAGCAGTATATTTCGGTAGGTAACGTAATGGAGCATCCGCAGGTATCCCTATTTCTGATGGATTATCCCCATAAAACAAGACTCAAGATCTATGCAGATGCCCGCATTGTTGAGCTTGCTGATAATCCAGAGTTGTTTGAACTGATAGATCCTGCTGAGTACAAACATACGCCTGAAAGAATGCTCATTTTCGATGTTAAAGCATTCGACTGGAATTGTCCGCAGCACATCACTCCCCGGTATACCGTTGATGAAATTAAAGAAGCCTTCGCACCGCAAAATGAATATGTGCTTAAATTGGAATATGAAATAGCTAAGCTTAAGAAGCAGTTGGACGGGAAATAA
- a CDS encoding VOC family protein, which translates to MNTNQQIIPMLAYEDGVAAMDWLCHVFGFTENMRMTDEAGRLAHGELKIGNSLVMLAEPTPHYQSPVHHAKNCEIAAKWSTVPYIINGVLVYVDDVEQHYATAKKKGATILTEIEYGYPGTRYRAADLEGQRWMFMQIEKN; encoded by the coding sequence ATGAACACTAACCAGCAAATAATCCCTATGCTTGCCTATGAAGACGGCGTTGCGGCTATGGACTGGTTGTGCCATGTGTTTGGTTTTACCGAAAATATGCGGATGACGGATGAAGCTGGTCGCCTTGCTCATGGTGAGCTTAAAATAGGCAATAGTTTGGTAATGCTGGCCGAACCAACACCACATTATCAAAGCCCTGTGCATCACGCTAAAAATTGTGAAATCGCTGCTAAATGGAGTACTGTTCCGTATATCATTAACGGCGTTTTGGTTTATGTAGATGACGTTGAGCAGCATTACGCCACCGCCAAAAAGAAAGGCGCAACTATATTAACCGAAATCGAATATGGGTATCCAGGTACCCGCTACCGCGCTGCCGATCTTGAAGGGCAACGCTGGATGTTTATGCAAATTGAAAAAAATTAA
- a CDS encoding ROK family protein, producing MELTNKGVKGSQLKNMIIKRLYFNKAMSCAGLSELFDKSIPSIAKAINELMHEGFVVEQGYAPSSGGRRPLMYSVKSSAMHILAIALDQLTARIQMFDLLNNPVADMLTFELKLLNNPEALPTLVEQINNYITHSAIPKDKIAGIGIGMPGFINITEGINYTYLDAGGQSLTAYLTSKTGIATYIDNDSSLIALAEQKFGIAKSQQEVMVINLGWGIGLGMIVNGKLFRGHNGFAGELSHIPLSEDGSLCECGKRGCLEAEASLLVVAQKAIAGIKKGRVTSLKYNEEDHSKLMGDALIEAANNGDQFAIELLSDAGYKIGKALAILIHIMNPAIIVLSGRGAKVAKILMAPIQQALHKYCIPRLAGGTELLVSELGFDAELIGAAVLVMENFDRVVKNKAAKAAKHAAA from the coding sequence ATGGAACTTACGAATAAAGGGGTAAAGGGCAGCCAGTTAAAAAATATGATCATTAAAAGGCTTTATTTTAATAAGGCCATGTCCTGCGCGGGATTGAGCGAGTTGTTTGATAAAAGTATCCCTTCCATAGCCAAAGCCATAAACGAATTAATGCACGAGGGTTTTGTGGTTGAACAGGGTTATGCTCCTTCAAGCGGCGGCCGTCGCCCGTTAATGTATTCGGTAAAATCAAGTGCTATGCATATTTTAGCCATCGCGCTCGACCAGCTCACCGCCCGCATCCAGATGTTTGATCTGCTGAATAATCCCGTTGCCGATATGCTCACCTTTGAGCTTAAACTGCTCAATAACCCAGAGGCGTTGCCCACCCTGGTTGAGCAGATTAATAACTACATAACACACAGTGCGATCCCTAAAGATAAGATTGCCGGAATAGGCATCGGTATGCCCGGCTTCATCAATATTACCGAAGGTATCAATTACACTTACCTTGATGCCGGCGGACAAAGCTTAACTGCCTATCTTACTTCTAAAACAGGCATCGCCACTTATATCGATAATGATTCGAGCTTAATAGCCCTTGCCGAACAAAAATTTGGTATTGCCAAATCACAGCAGGAAGTTATGGTAATAAACCTGGGCTGGGGCATTGGCCTGGGGATGATCGTAAATGGAAAACTGTTCCGCGGTCACAACGGTTTTGCGGGCGAGCTAAGCCATATCCCGCTATCGGAAGATGGTTCCCTTTGCGAATGCGGTAAACGTGGCTGCCTGGAAGCTGAAGCTTCATTATTGGTGGTAGCCCAAAAAGCTATAGCAGGTATCAAAAAAGGCCGTGTAACCAGCTTAAAGTACAACGAGGAAGACCACTCCAAACTAATGGGAGATGCCCTGATAGAGGCCGCCAATAACGGTGACCAGTTTGCTATCGAACTATTATCCGACGCCGGCTATAAAATAGGGAAGGCCCTTGCCATTCTTATCCATATCATGAACCCGGCCATCATTGTATTAAGTGGTCGCGGAGCTAAAGTTGCCAAGATCCTGATGGCCCCGATACAACAAGCCCTTCATAAGTATTGTATTCCGCGCCTGGCCGGTGGTACCGAATTATTAGTATCTGAACTTGGGTTTGATGCTGAGTTAATTGGTGCGGCTGTATTGGTAATGGAAAACTTTGACAGGGTGGTGAAAAATAAGGCAGCTAAGGCCGCTAAGCATGCCGCGGCGTAG
- a CDS encoding hydroxymethylglutaryl-CoA lyase, translating to MNIKITECPRDAMQGIHDFIPTEVKAEYINLLLQVGFDTIDFGSFVSPKAIPQLQDTAEVLKKLELSNTKSKLLAIIANYRGAEDAVKHGEIAYLGYPFSISETFQLRNTNTTIAQAFENVQRINELCGKNGKQLLVYLSMGFGNPYGDEWNTGIIEHWAEKITAEGIKNIALADTIGIADAAQIGSIYPNLCRLFPDAEFGIHLHSTPDTWQPKITAAYESGCKRFDTALKGYGGCPMAKDDLTGNIATENLISYLKTQSEPTGLNMDKFKEAIDYSGRVFV from the coding sequence ATGAACATCAAAATAACCGAATGCCCCCGCGATGCCATGCAGGGTATTCATGATTTTATTCCTACCGAAGTAAAAGCCGAATATATCAACCTGCTTTTACAGGTAGGTTTTGATACGATAGATTTTGGGAGTTTTGTATCACCTAAAGCTATCCCACAGTTACAAGACACGGCTGAGGTATTAAAGAAACTCGAACTAAGCAATACCAAATCAAAACTGCTGGCTATTATTGCCAACTACCGGGGTGCCGAAGATGCAGTGAAACATGGTGAGATCGCCTATTTGGGTTATCCCTTCTCCATCTCCGAAACCTTCCAGCTTCGCAATACCAATACCACTATAGCACAAGCTTTTGAAAATGTGCAGCGTATAAATGAGCTGTGCGGTAAAAATGGCAAACAGTTATTGGTATATCTCTCTATGGGTTTCGGTAATCCCTATGGCGACGAGTGGAATACCGGCATCATCGAGCACTGGGCTGAAAAAATAACAGCCGAAGGAATAAAGAATATTGCCCTGGCTGATACCATAGGTATTGCAGATGCGGCGCAGATCGGCAGCATTTATCCTAATCTTTGTCGGTTATTCCCCGACGCTGAGTTTGGCATTCATCTTCATTCCACACCCGATACCTGGCAACCTAAGATAACAGCAGCCTATGAAAGCGGTTGCAAGCGTTTTGACACTGCACTAAAAGGATATGGGGGCTGCCCAATGGCCAAAGACGACCTCACAGGCAACATTGCCACCGAAAACCTGATAAGTTATCTTAAAACACAAAGTGAGCCCACAGGGCTTAATATGGATAAATTTAAGGAAGCGATAGATTACTCGGGAAGGGTGTTTGTCTGA
- a CDS encoding NAD(P)/FAD-dependent oxidoreductase: MESTQNSKFPLVVIVGGGFGGLQVAKQLKDKPVDVLMLDKHNYHTFQPLLYQVAMGSLESESIAFSLRKNFASQKNFRFRIAEVTKVNTETNMLETTIGNIAYDYLVIATGSTTNFFGNKDIEHYSMPMKSIPEALNLRYSILQNIEEALLKVGKAERDPYLTFVLVGAGPTGVELAGSLAELRNHVLTKDYPELKKEDMKVYLVDFLQKVLGPFSDQASNAARTFLTNMGVEVLTGVKVESYDGEEIKFEGGKTIRTKNVIWSAGVMGVVPEGFDKDVIERGNKIRVDSIGRVTGSNNIFAIGDVAAMITDETPKGHPGVAQVAIQMGQHVAKNIMHIINGEQTSPFKYNDKGSLATIGRNKAVADLGKVKFQGFFAWLVWMFVHLISLLGGRNKVIVFINWVSSYVTYNGGTRLIIRKFEREGLTEDHHLPNTVD, encoded by the coding sequence ATGGAATCTACTCAAAATTCAAAATTCCCTTTAGTAGTAATCGTAGGCGGCGGCTTCGGCGGCCTGCAGGTAGCAAAACAACTAAAGGACAAACCTGTAGACGTTTTGATGCTGGATAAGCACAACTACCATACCTTTCAGCCCCTGTTATACCAGGTTGCCATGGGAAGCCTCGAATCAGAATCGATAGCTTTTTCCTTGCGAAAGAATTTCGCGAGCCAAAAGAATTTCCGCTTCAGGATAGCGGAAGTAACAAAGGTAAACACCGAAACTAACATGCTCGAAACCACCATAGGCAATATAGCTTACGATTATCTGGTAATAGCAACAGGGTCAACAACCAACTTTTTCGGCAATAAAGACATCGAGCATTATTCCATGCCGATGAAGTCGATCCCTGAGGCGCTGAACCTACGGTATTCTATTTTGCAGAACATTGAAGAAGCCCTGCTCAAAGTAGGCAAGGCCGAGCGTGACCCCTACCTTACCTTTGTGCTGGTAGGTGCAGGGCCAACCGGTGTTGAACTTGCGGGCTCATTAGCCGAACTCCGTAACCACGTTTTAACCAAGGATTATCCCGAGCTTAAAAAGGAGGACATGAAAGTGTACCTGGTAGACTTTTTACAGAAAGTGCTGGGGCCTTTCTCCGACCAGGCATCAAACGCGGCACGGACCTTCCTAACCAATATGGGCGTTGAAGTGCTAACCGGCGTAAAAGTGGAAAGCTATGATGGTGAAGAAATCAAGTTTGAAGGCGGTAAAACCATCCGCACCAAAAATGTGATCTGGAGTGCCGGGGTTATGGGGGTTGTTCCCGAGGGCTTTGATAAAGACGTTATTGAACGTGGAAATAAAATAAGAGTGGATAGCATAGGCCGCGTGACAGGCAGCAATAACATCTTCGCCATTGGAGACGTTGCAGCTATGATCACCGACGAAACCCCTAAAGGGCACCCCGGCGTGGCGCAGGTAGCTATACAAATGGGACAGCATGTAGCAAAAAATATCATGCACATCATCAACGGTGAGCAAACCTCGCCATTTAAATACAATGACAAAGGCTCATTGGCAACCATCGGCCGCAATAAAGCGGTTGCCGATTTGGGTAAAGTAAAATTCCAGGGTTTTTTTGCATGGCTGGTATGGATGTTTGTGCACCTGATATCGCTTTTAGGAGGCCGTAACAAGGTTATCGTGTTCATCAATTGGGTATCAAGCTATGTAACCTATAATGGCGGTACAAGGCTTATAATCCGCAAATTTGAGCGTGAAGGTTTAACAGAAGACCATCACTTGCCTAATACGGTTGATTAG